In Zingiber officinale cultivar Zhangliang chromosome 11B, Zo_v1.1, whole genome shotgun sequence, a single window of DNA contains:
- the LOC122033940 gene encoding uncharacterized protein LOC122033940 — MMKRQATAFALAALLLLLLSPVAHASVESICKTITKKDPTGIVYHFCVKTLKSIIPEIDAVNVRGLAFIATKLSSIQATHVTEKIKELLKSSQDNAEKESLSTCNKEYSNLIDNLDSALSAIKESRKDDAVKNLSSSADAPRDCEKAFKDTGAMSPLEVEDGVQRFLSAIALGITKLI, encoded by the coding sequence ATGATGAAGAGGCAAGCTACTGCATTCGCTCTCGccgccctcctcctcctcctcctctcgccGGTGGCGCACGCTTCTGTGGAGTCCATATGCAAGACTATCACCAAAAAAGACCCTACCGGCATCGTGTACCATTTCTGCGTGAAGACGTTGAAATCGATCATCCCTGAAATAGATGCCGTCAACGTGCGTGGCCTCGCCTTCATCGCCACCAAGCTGTCGTCGATTCAGGCGACGCATGTCACCGAAAAGATCAAGGAGCTGCTGAAGAGCTCGCAGGACAATGCAGAGAAGGAGAGCTTGTCGACGTGCAACAAAGAGTACAGCAATCTGATCGATAATCTCGACTCGGCGCTGAGCGCCATCAAGGAGAGCCGGAAGGACGACGCCGTGAAAAACCTGAGCTCCAGCGCCGACGCGCCGAGAGACTGCGAGAAGGCGTTCAAGGACACCGGCGCCATGTCGCCGTTGGAGGTGGAGGACGGCGTGCAGCGGTTCCTCTCTGCCATCGCCTTAGGCATCACCAAATTGATATAA